In a single window of the Elaeis guineensis isolate ETL-2024a chromosome 4, EG11, whole genome shotgun sequence genome:
- the LOC105042570 gene encoding uncharacterized protein, producing the protein MRRACKRSRGFGRRIVELCNREVGDVSPRSFAHRIAASEDLVLRLGIHKKLEKHRGCVNTVSFNADGDILVSGSDDRMVILWNWDAGLVKLCFHSGHSNNVFQAKFMPYMEDRIIVTCAADGEVRHAEIREGGKVLTSLLAQHEGRAHKLAIEPGSPYIFYTCGEDGLVQHFDLRTKSATKLFTCKSFPDRLEYQETVQLNAIAIDQRNPNFFAIAGTDEYARVYDIRKYKWDGSTDCDYPTNCFCPPHLIGDGHVGITGLAFSDQSELLTSYSNELIYLFTKDQGLGPNPVHKSPKPAAKDIETGDGSKSFSSSSPADANLPEPQVYKGHHNRETVKGVSFFGPNCEYVTSGSDCGRIFIWRKRDGELLRAMEGDKYVVNCIEPHPYGTVIASSGIENDVKIWTPNALEPAPPVNMDELKRHKRRSRFYRFSFPEDMIAQVLAMQRRRSNSGHRGEDWPGNADLVDLIMQLTDGNSSSDENGDSSGNPGDCIVN; encoded by the exons atGAGAAGGGCTTGCAAGAGAAGCCGGGGCTTCGGCCGCAGGATCGTCGAGCTCTGCAACCGGGAGGTGGGCGACGTCTCCCCGAGATCCTTCGCCCATCGCATCGCGGCTTCCGAG gACCTTGTTCTGCGCTTGGGAATCCATAAAAAACTGGAGAAGCATCGAGGCTGTGTGAATACTGTTAGCTTCAATGCAGATGGCGATATTCTTGTGTCTGGTTCTGATGACAGAATGGTAATTTTGTGGAATTGGGATGCTGGTCTTGTTAAATTGTGCTTCCACTCAGGTCATTCAAACAATGTTTTTCAAGCAAAATTCATGCCATACATGGAGGATCGGATCATTGTTACCTGTGCTGCAGATGGGGAG GTGAGACATGCTGAGATACGTGAAGGTGGAAAGGTGTTGACTTCATTGCTAGCCCAACATGAAGGACGGGCTCATAAGTTAGCCATTGAGCCTGGAAGCCCTTACATATTTTATACCTGTGGTGAAGATGGCCTAGTTCAACAT TTTGATTTGAGAACAAAATCTGCTACAAAGCTATTTACATGCAAATCTTTTCCTGATAGATTGGAGTATCAGGAAACCGTTCAGCTAAATGCTATTGCAATAGATCAAAGGAACCCCAATTTTTTTGCAATTGCAGGAACTGATGAATATGCTCGAGTTTATGACATCCGCAAGTACAAATGGGATGGATCAACTGATTGTGATTATCCAACCAACTGTTTCTGCCCACCACATCTTATTGGTGATGGACATGTTGGAATAACAGGTTTGGCATTCTCAGACCAGAGTGAGCTGCTGACCTCATACAGTAATGAGCTGATTTATCTTTTCACTAAAGATCAAGGTTTGGGACCCAACCCAGTCCATAAATCCCCAAAACCTGCAGCCAAGGACATTGAGACTGGAGATGGGtccaaatcattttcatcatcatCCCCTGCTGATGCAAATCTGCCTGAACCTCAAGTATACAAGGGACACCATAACCGTGAGACTGTGAAGGGTGTGAGCTTTTTTGGTCCCAACTGTGAGTATGTCACTAGTGGGTCAGACTGTGGCCGAATCTTCATTTGGAGGAAGAGAGATGGGGAATTGTTGCGTGCCATGGAAGGAGACAAGTATGTGGTAAATTGTATTGAACCTCATCCATATGGCACCGTGATTGCAAGTAGCggcattgagaatgatgttaagATTTGGACTCCCAATGCCCTGGAACCAGCCCCACCAGTAAATATGGATGAG TTAAAGCGGCATAAGAGAAGAAGCAGATTTTACCGATTCTCATTCCCGGAAGACATGATAGCGCAGGTGTTGGCAATGCAGCGGCGACGTTCCAACTCGGGGCACCGTGGTGAAGACTGGCCAGGTAATGCTGACCTGGTGGATCTTATAATGCAGTTGACAGATGGAAATAGTTCTTCTGATGAGAATGGAGATTCGTCTGGGAATCCAGGGGATTGTATAGTCAACTGA